Proteins encoded by one window of Canis lupus dingo isolate Sandy chromosome 10, ASM325472v2, whole genome shotgun sequence:
- the SUN2 gene encoding SUN domain-containing protein 2 isoform X2: MSRRSQRLTRYSQGDDDGGSSSGGSSVMGSQSTLFKDSPLRTLKRKSSNMKRLSPAPQLGPSSDAHTSYYSESVVRESYFGSPRAASLARSSILDDHLHGDPYWSEDLRVRRRRGTGGTESSKLNGLAEDKSSEDFLGSSSGYSSEDDFAGYSETDHRSSGSRLRNAISWAASCFWMVVTSPGRLFGLLYWWVGTTWYRLTTAASLLDVFVLTRRFSSVKTFLWFLLLLLLMTGLTYGAWYFYPYGLQTFHPALVSWWAAKGSSRQHDVWESRDASHFQTEQRILSRIHSLERRLEALAAEFSSNWQKEAMRLERLELRQGATGGGGHVGLSQEDTLALLEGLVSRREAALKEDFRRDTAARIQEELVTLRAEHQQDLEDLFKKIVQASQESEARLQQLKSEWQRMTQESFRENSMKELGRLEGQLTGLRQELAALSLKQSSVADQVGLLPQQLQAVRDDVESQFPAWVSQFLLRGGGTRTGLLQREEMQAQLQELENKILAHVAEMQGKSAREAAASLGLTLQKEGVIGVTEEVQRIVNQALKRYSEDRIGMVDYALESGGASVISTRCSETYETKTALLSLFGIPLWYHSQSPRVILQPDVHPGNCWAFQGPQGFAVVRLSARIRPTAVTLEHVPKSLSPNSTISSAPKDFSIFGFDEDLQQEGTLLGQFTYDQDGEPIQTFYFQDTKMATYQVVELRILTNWGHPEYTCIYRFRVHGEPTY; encoded by the exons ATGTCTCGCCGAAGCCAGCGCCTCACGCGCTACTCCCAGGGTGATGATGATGGCGGCAGCAGCAGTGGAGGAAGCTCAGTGATGGGGAGCCAGAGCACCCTGTTTAAAGACAGTCCTCTCAG GACCTTGAAGAGGAAATCCAGCAACATGAAGCGCCTCTCCCCAGCGCCACAGCTGGGCCCCTCCTCCGACGCACACACCTCCTACTACAGTGAATCAGTGGTCAGGGAGTCCTACTTTGGCAGTCCCAGGGCCGCCTCCCTTGCCAGGAGTTCCATCCTAGACGATCACCTGCATGGTGACCCCTACTGGA GTGAGGATTTGCGGGTGAGAAGGAGGAGGGGTACAGGTGGCACGGAGAGTAGCAAACTCAACGGGCTTGCTGAGGACAAGAGCTCTGAGGACTTCCTGGGCTCTTCCTCGGGCTACTCCTCTGAGGATGACTTTGCAG GGTACTCGGAGACTGATCATCGTAGTTCGGGTTCACGGTTAAGGAACGCCATCTCTTGGGCAGCCTCTTGTTTCTGGATGGTTGTCACTTCTCCAG GCCGGCTCTTTGGACTCCTCTACTGGTGGGTTGGCACCACTTGGTATCGCCTGACGACAGCCGCCTCTCTTCTCGATGTCTTCGTTTTAACCAG GCGCTTCTCATCTGTGAAGACATTCCTGTGGTTCCTGTTGCTGTTGCTGCTCATGACTGGCCTGACCTATG GTGCTTGGTATTTCTACCCCTATGGGCTGCAGACATTCCACCCGGCTCTGGTTTCCTGGTGGGCAGCAAAGGGCAGCAGCAGGCAGCATGATGTGTGGGAGTCCAGAGATGCATCCCATTTCCAG ACTGAGCAGCGCATCTTGTCCCGGATACACTCCCTGGAGCGGCGCCTGGAAGCTCTCGCTGCTGAATTTTCCTCCAACTGGCAGAAGGAGGCTATGCGGCTGGAACGTCTGGAACTGCGGCAAGGGGCCACTGGTGGAGGAGGCCACGTAGGCCTGAGCCAGGAGGACACCCTGGCACTTCTGGAGGGGTTGGTGAGCCGCCGTGAGGCTGCCCTGAAGGAGGACTTCCGCAGGGACACAGCTGCTCGGATCCAG GAAGAACTGGTCACCCTGAGAGCAGAGCATCAACAAGACTTGGAAGACCTCTTTAAGAAAATTGTCCAGGCCTCCCAG GAGTCAGAGGCTCGACTCCAGCAACTGAAGTCTGAGTGGCAAAG GATGACCCAAGAATCCTTCCGAGAGAACTCTATGAAGGAGCTGGGGCGGCTGGAGGGTCAGCTGACAGGCCTGCGGCAGGAACTGGCAGCCCTGAGCCTGAAGCAGAGCTCGGTGGCAGACCAAGTGGGCCTCCTGCCCCAGCAGCTGCAGGCTGTGAGGGATGAT GTGGAGTCTCAGTTTCCTGCCTGGGTCAGTCAGTTCCTTCTCCGAGGTGGGGGAACCCGCACTGGGCTCCTTCAACGAGAAGAGATGCAAGCTCAGCTGCAGGAGCTGGAGAACAAGATCCTTGCCCACGTGGCCGAGATGCAGGGCAAGTCAGCAAGGGAGGCTGCCGCCAGCCTGGGGCTAACGCTGCAGAAGGAAGGCGTGATTGGGGTGACAGAGGAG GTGCAGCGCATTGTAAACCAGGCCCTGAAGCGCTACAGTGAGGACCGCATCGGGATGGTGGACTACGCTCTGGAATCAGGAG GGGCTAGTGTTATCAGCACTCGGTGTTCTGAGACCTACGAGACCAAGACGGCCCTCCTCAGCCTCTTCGGCATCCCTCTGTGGTATCACTCCCAGTCGCCCCGAGTCATCCTCCAG CCAGATGTGCATCCAGGCAACTGCTGGGCCttccaggggccccagggcttTGCCGTGGTTCGCCTCTCTGCCCGCATCCGCCCCACTGCTGTCACCTTAGAGCATGTCCCCAAGTCCTTGTCGCCTAACAGCACCATCTCCAGTGCCCCCAAGGACTTCTCTATCTTT GGGTTTGATGAAGATCTGCAGCAAGAGGGGACACTTCTTGGCCAGTTCACCTATGACCAGGATGGGGAGCCCATTCAGACCTTCTATTTTCAG GACACTAAAATGGCCACATACCAGGTGGTGGAGCTTCGGATCTTGACTAACTGGGGCCACCCTGAATACACCTGCATCTACCGCTTCCGGGTGCATGGGGAACCCACCTACTAG
- the SUN2 gene encoding SUN domain-containing protein 2 isoform X1: protein MSRRSQRLTRYSQGDDDGGSSSGGSSVMGSQSTLFKDSPLRTLKRKSSNMKRLSPAPQLGPSSDAHTSYYSESVVRESYFGSPRAASLARSSILDDHLHGDPYWSEDLRVRRRRGTGGTESSKLNGLAEDKSSEDFLGSSSGYSSEDDFAGYSETDHRSSGSRLRNAISWAASCFWMVVTSPGRLFGLLYWWVGTTWYRLTTAASLLDVFVLTRRFSSVKTFLWFLLLLLLMTGLTYGAWYFYPYGLQTFHPALVSWWAAKGSSRQHDVWESRDASHFQTEQRILSRIHSLERRLEALAAEFSSNWQKEAMRLERLELRQGATGGGGHVGLSQEDTLALLEGLVSRREAALKEDFRRDTAARIQEELVTLRAEHQQDLEDLFKKIVQASQESEARLQQLKSEWQRMTQESFRENSMKELGRLEGQLTGLRQELAALSLKQSSVADQVGLLPQQLQAVRDDVESQFPAWVSQFLLRGGGTRTGLLQREEMQAQLQELENKILAHVAEMQGKSAREAAASLGLTLQKEGVIGVTEEQVQRIVNQALKRYSEDRIGMVDYALESGGASVISTRCSETYETKTALLSLFGIPLWYHSQSPRVILQPDVHPGNCWAFQGPQGFAVVRLSARIRPTAVTLEHVPKSLSPNSTISSAPKDFSIFGFDEDLQQEGTLLGQFTYDQDGEPIQTFYFQDTKMATYQVVELRILTNWGHPEYTCIYRFRVHGEPTY, encoded by the exons ATGTCTCGCCGAAGCCAGCGCCTCACGCGCTACTCCCAGGGTGATGATGATGGCGGCAGCAGCAGTGGAGGAAGCTCAGTGATGGGGAGCCAGAGCACCCTGTTTAAAGACAGTCCTCTCAG GACCTTGAAGAGGAAATCCAGCAACATGAAGCGCCTCTCCCCAGCGCCACAGCTGGGCCCCTCCTCCGACGCACACACCTCCTACTACAGTGAATCAGTGGTCAGGGAGTCCTACTTTGGCAGTCCCAGGGCCGCCTCCCTTGCCAGGAGTTCCATCCTAGACGATCACCTGCATGGTGACCCCTACTGGA GTGAGGATTTGCGGGTGAGAAGGAGGAGGGGTACAGGTGGCACGGAGAGTAGCAAACTCAACGGGCTTGCTGAGGACAAGAGCTCTGAGGACTTCCTGGGCTCTTCCTCGGGCTACTCCTCTGAGGATGACTTTGCAG GGTACTCGGAGACTGATCATCGTAGTTCGGGTTCACGGTTAAGGAACGCCATCTCTTGGGCAGCCTCTTGTTTCTGGATGGTTGTCACTTCTCCAG GCCGGCTCTTTGGACTCCTCTACTGGTGGGTTGGCACCACTTGGTATCGCCTGACGACAGCCGCCTCTCTTCTCGATGTCTTCGTTTTAACCAG GCGCTTCTCATCTGTGAAGACATTCCTGTGGTTCCTGTTGCTGTTGCTGCTCATGACTGGCCTGACCTATG GTGCTTGGTATTTCTACCCCTATGGGCTGCAGACATTCCACCCGGCTCTGGTTTCCTGGTGGGCAGCAAAGGGCAGCAGCAGGCAGCATGATGTGTGGGAGTCCAGAGATGCATCCCATTTCCAG ACTGAGCAGCGCATCTTGTCCCGGATACACTCCCTGGAGCGGCGCCTGGAAGCTCTCGCTGCTGAATTTTCCTCCAACTGGCAGAAGGAGGCTATGCGGCTGGAACGTCTGGAACTGCGGCAAGGGGCCACTGGTGGAGGAGGCCACGTAGGCCTGAGCCAGGAGGACACCCTGGCACTTCTGGAGGGGTTGGTGAGCCGCCGTGAGGCTGCCCTGAAGGAGGACTTCCGCAGGGACACAGCTGCTCGGATCCAG GAAGAACTGGTCACCCTGAGAGCAGAGCATCAACAAGACTTGGAAGACCTCTTTAAGAAAATTGTCCAGGCCTCCCAG GAGTCAGAGGCTCGACTCCAGCAACTGAAGTCTGAGTGGCAAAG GATGACCCAAGAATCCTTCCGAGAGAACTCTATGAAGGAGCTGGGGCGGCTGGAGGGTCAGCTGACAGGCCTGCGGCAGGAACTGGCAGCCCTGAGCCTGAAGCAGAGCTCGGTGGCAGACCAAGTGGGCCTCCTGCCCCAGCAGCTGCAGGCTGTGAGGGATGAT GTGGAGTCTCAGTTTCCTGCCTGGGTCAGTCAGTTCCTTCTCCGAGGTGGGGGAACCCGCACTGGGCTCCTTCAACGAGAAGAGATGCAAGCTCAGCTGCAGGAGCTGGAGAACAAGATCCTTGCCCACGTGGCCGAGATGCAGGGCAAGTCAGCAAGGGAGGCTGCCGCCAGCCTGGGGCTAACGCTGCAGAAGGAAGGCGTGATTGGGGTGACAGAGGAG CAGGTGCAGCGCATTGTAAACCAGGCCCTGAAGCGCTACAGTGAGGACCGCATCGGGATGGTGGACTACGCTCTGGAATCAGGAG GGGCTAGTGTTATCAGCACTCGGTGTTCTGAGACCTACGAGACCAAGACGGCCCTCCTCAGCCTCTTCGGCATCCCTCTGTGGTATCACTCCCAGTCGCCCCGAGTCATCCTCCAG CCAGATGTGCATCCAGGCAACTGCTGGGCCttccaggggccccagggcttTGCCGTGGTTCGCCTCTCTGCCCGCATCCGCCCCACTGCTGTCACCTTAGAGCATGTCCCCAAGTCCTTGTCGCCTAACAGCACCATCTCCAGTGCCCCCAAGGACTTCTCTATCTTT GGGTTTGATGAAGATCTGCAGCAAGAGGGGACACTTCTTGGCCAGTTCACCTATGACCAGGATGGGGAGCCCATTCAGACCTTCTATTTTCAG GACACTAAAATGGCCACATACCAGGTGGTGGAGCTTCGGATCTTGACTAACTGGGGCCACCCTGAATACACCTGCATCTACCGCTTCCGGGTGCATGGGGAACCCACCTACTAG